From the Candidatus Blochmannia vicinus genome, the window ACTCCGCTACTTTCTCCTATTAATCCTATATTGGTCGCTTTACCCATTCCAAAATTTAAATATGTATTTACTAAAGCTGCTGTAGGCATGGATAGCGCTAATTTAGAAACACCAACATTACTTGATTTTTGCAATATTTCCTTAATAGTTAATTTATCACGATATATTACATCCTTGACTTGATGCCCATTAATCATATAAGGAGATGTATTAACAATAGTGCTTGTTGTTATTATGTTGTGTTTTAATGCAGCCATAATCACAATAGGTTTTACTGTAGAACCTGGCTCAAATGCATCAGTAATAGCGCGATTACGCATAACGGATTTATTAGTAATAGATAAATTATTTGGATTATATGATGGACTATTCGTCATAGCCAAAATTTCTCCGGTATTAATATCTATTAAAACTATGCTGCCGGACTCTGCTTTGTTTATATGTACAGCATTTTTTAATTCATGATATGCTAAATATTGTAGACGTTCATCGATACTTAAAACAATATTTTGAGAAGCTTGACCATCTTCTACAGTAGTTTCCTCAATTGTTCTACCAAATCTATCTTTTCGTATTACTTTTGTTCCAGATTGACCGGATAACCAAGTATTAAAGCTTTTTTCTATACCTTCAATACCTTGACTATCTATATCTGTTACTCCTATTAAATGAGCAGTTGTACAGCCGGCAGGATAATATCGTTTTGATTCTTGTTGTAGATATACTCCTGGTAATTTTAGCTGACTAATACACTGAGCAACATAAGGATCTATTTGTCGCGCTAAATAAATAAAGCGCCCCGTAGCATGATTATTAATAAGAGATGATAATTTACTCAATGAAATATTTAATATTTTAGATAACGCTGTCCAACGACAAAGATTAGAAGAGATACCACCATTCATATTGATTTCATGAGGGTCTACCCAAACAGAATCAGCCGGTATACTAATTGCTAGCAATTGACCCATTCTATCAGTAATAATACCCCGAGTGAATGAGATATGTTGCACACGCAATGAACGCATGTTGCCCTCATTAATTAACTTATTAGAATAAATAATTTGTAAATAAGTTAATCTTAATAGTAAAATAATTAATATAAAAAAAATACAACTGTATAATAAATTAAAACGTTTACCGATTAAAATTATTTGTAAATTATAAGGTTTAAACTTCATATAGAATATACTAGATCATCATATGATGATCTATAATATTAAATAAGTAATTTTTATATATCAGCATACATTTATTAAGTCAGTGGAACATATTATTTTGTGTTGGATCTACATAATGCATTTTTAGTTTATTTATAGCAATACGTTCAATACGGCTATGGTCAGATAATATTTTTTCTTCAAGGATTAAATTTCTCCATTCAATGTCTAAAACATCTTTTTCCAAAATAATTTTTTCGCGATCCATAATCATTAATCTAGTATTATAAGTTACTAAAATCACCAACATTGCTGACACTAACACTAAAAACAATAAAAGTAATTGCTGTTTACCATAAAAATATAAATCATTATAAATAATATTAATAAGGCTATATTGTTTTTTTTTCATTATATTTAAATAATTAATTTTTCAGCACAACGTAATATCGCGCTGCGAGCACATATATTTCTTTTAATTTCATTTTTTGAAGGCATTAATTTTCCCATATCTTTTAGTTTATATTTACTTTTATATTTACTGAATATTTGATAATCTGTTAATGGAATTTTAGGAGGTATTGGTAGAAGACAACTATGATTACGAATAAAATGTTTTACTAAGCGATCTTCTAAAGAATTAAAACTAATTACTACTAATCTTCCTCGTGTGGAAAGCATCCCTAATGAATCTTCTAATACTTGCATTATTTCTTCTAATTCATTATTAATATACATCCTAATTGCTAAAAAGCTTTTAGTTGCAGGATGCTTATGTATGTTGCGATATGGAACGATACTGCATATCAATTTAGATAAAATAATGGAACGTACAATAGGTTTATATCGTCTTGTAGATACAATAACTTTAGCAATAATTTTAGCAAATCTCTCTTCTCCGAAAGTTTTTAGTACCCAAACAATGTTTTCCAATGAAGCTTTCGATAACCACTCAGCGGCAGATTGTCCACTACTAATATCCATACGCATGTCTAAAGGACCATCTCTCATGAACGAGAACCCTCTGTTGTCATCATTCAATTGAAACGCACTCATCCCTAAGTCTAATAGAATTCCATCCACCGATCCAGTAAGGCCCATATTTTGAATATGTCTGTGTATTTTGGAAAATGTACTATGTATGATTGTAAATCTACTGTCTTGTTCAGCAATTTTTTTTCCAATTTTGATAGCTGACCAATCTCTATCAATAGCTAACAAACGGCCTTTTTTAGTTAATTTAGATAAAATTAACCTAGAATGACCTCCTGAACCAAATGTTCCATCAACGTATATTCCTGTTGAACTAATATTTAATGCTTGTATCGCTTCTTCTAACAATACACTTTTATGATCGTAGTTAATATGAAATATGCACATAACAGTCAAAATACAAACACGTCACATATGTATACTTAAATTTTAATAAATATCAAGAATCTGGCATAATAAAAACTATTAAACATGCAATATTCTATGCTTCATTGTACTTAGTGTCTATAAAAATATTTAATAATTGTAATATATTCTTATGCCCTATGTTTACGGTATGAAAATATACCTATTATTATTTTAAAAATGTGCAGAACACATTATCATTATAAATGGAAATAATACAAAAAATTATCTCTGAAACATTATAATATTACTATTATAATATTCTGTTTCTGCAGTATTAGTAGTTGACAAGTAATATTCAATAGACTTAAAATGAGTTTAATGTAATAAATTATTATTTGAATCTGATATTGTTAGTTATAGTGTATATATGATTATAAAATATCATGTATATATTTGTTTTTAACATTCATGAGACATGGATAATCTATGAGTCAACAAGTCATTATTTTTGATACAACTTTACGAGACGGGGAACAATCTTTACAGGCAAGTTTGAATGTAAAGGAAAAATTACAAATTGCTTTTGCTTTAGAACGTTTGGGAGTAGATATTATGGAAGTTGGATTCCCAATATCTTCTCCGGGAGACTTTGAATCAGTACGTACAATAGCTAAACAAATAAAAAATAGTTTAGTATGTGCCTTAGCTAGATGTGTTGAAAAAGATATTGATATTGCGGCAGAAGCATTAAGAGTTGCTAAAAATTTTCGTATTCATATATTTTTGCCTACCTCAGCTGTACATATTCAATCTAAATTAAATAAAAATTTTAATCAAATTATAGAAATGACTATTCATGCAATACATTATGCAAGAAAATACACGGATGATATAGAATTTTCTTGCGAAGATGCTGGACGTACTACTATAGACAATTTGTGTCGTATTGTTGAAATTGCTATTCAATCTGGAGCAAGTACTATTAATATTCCTGATACAGTAGGGTATACAACTCCATATCACTTTGGCCAAATTATTGATTCTCTATATAATCGTGTTCCTGGCATTGACAAAGCTATTATTTCAGTGCATTGTCATGATGATTTAGGTATGGCAGTGGGTAATGCCATTTCAGCTATACAAGCAGGAGCCCGGCAAATTGAAGGTACTATAAATGGTATTGGTGAACGAGCAGGAAATGCTGCGCTAGAAGAAGTAATTATGGCTATTAAAGTACGAGAGGATTTATTAAATGTACATACTAATATTCGTTTTCAAGAAATTTATAGGACTAGTCAAGTAATTAGTCAATTATGTAATATGCCTATTCCAGCCAATAAAGCAATAGTTGGCTCGAATGCTTTTTCTCATTCTTCAGGCATTCATCAGGATGGTATATTAAAAAATAGAAGAAATTATGAAATTATGACTCCAGAAAGTATTGGTTTAAAAGATATTAAATTAAATCTTACATCTCGGTCTGGAAGGGCGGCGGTAAAATATCATATGCAGTCTATGGGTTATCAAGAAAGTGATTATGACATGGATAAGTTATATGATGTTTTTTTAGAATTAGCAGATAAAAAAGGACAAGTGTTTGATTATGATCTAGAAGCTTTAGCATTTATTAATAATCAACAAGAACAATCAGAATTCTTCAGATTAAAGTGCTTCGATGTACATTCTAGTTCTTCTGGTATTGCTACCGCTTTAGTAAAATTATATTGTGGAAAAAATATATGTGCTTATTCAGCAACTGGAAATGGACCAATAGATGCGATTTATGAAGCATTAACGCGTATTACAAAGTTGTCTATGAATTTAGAGAAATATCAACTTAATGCAAAAGGGCATGGTCGCAATGCATTAGGGCAAGTAGATATTGTTGTATCGTATGAAGGCCGTAATTTTCATGGAGTTGGATTAGATACAGATGTAATAGAATCTTCAGTTAAAGCTATGATCCATGTTTTAAACAACATTTGGCGTGCAAAACAAGTAATAATTCAACGAAAATACTTACAAAAAGATAGTCACTAAT encodes:
- the ftsL gene encoding cell division protein FtsL; protein product: MKKKQYSLINIIYNDLYFYGKQQLLLLFLVLVSAMLVILVTYNTRLMIMDREKIILEKDVLDIEWRNLILEEKILSDHSRIERIAINKLKMHYVDPTQNNMFH
- the leuA gene encoding 2-isopropylmalate synthase, translating into MSQQVIIFDTTLRDGEQSLQASLNVKEKLQIAFALERLGVDIMEVGFPISSPGDFESVRTIAKQIKNSLVCALARCVEKDIDIAAEALRVAKNFRIHIFLPTSAVHIQSKLNKNFNQIIEMTIHAIHYARKYTDDIEFSCEDAGRTTIDNLCRIVEIAIQSGASTINIPDTVGYTTPYHFGQIIDSLYNRVPGIDKAIISVHCHDDLGMAVGNAISAIQAGARQIEGTINGIGERAGNAALEEVIMAIKVREDLLNVHTNIRFQEIYRTSQVISQLCNMPIPANKAIVGSNAFSHSSGIHQDGILKNRRNYEIMTPESIGLKDIKLNLTSRSGRAAVKYHMQSMGYQESDYDMDKLYDVFLELADKKGQVFDYDLEALAFINNQQEQSEFFRLKCFDVHSSSSGIATALVKLYCGKNICAYSATGNGPIDAIYEALTRITKLSMNLEKYQLNAKGHGRNALGQVDIVVSYEGRNFHGVGLDTDVIESSVKAMIHVLNNIWRAKQVIIQRKYLQKDSH
- the rsmH gene encoding 16S rRNA (cytosine(1402)-N(4))-methyltransferase RsmH, whose product is MCIFHINYDHKSVLLEEAIQALNISSTGIYVDGTFGSGGHSRLILSKLTKKGRLLAIDRDWSAIKIGKKIAEQDSRFTIIHSTFSKIHRHIQNMGLTGSVDGILLDLGMSAFQLNDDNRGFSFMRDGPLDMRMDISSGQSAAEWLSKASLENIVWVLKTFGEERFAKIIAKVIVSTRRYKPIVRSIILSKLICSIVPYRNIHKHPATKSFLAIRMYINNELEEIMQVLEDSLGMLSTRGRLVVISFNSLEDRLVKHFIRNHSCLLPIPPKIPLTDYQIFSKYKSKYKLKDMGKLMPSKNEIKRNICARSAILRCAEKLII
- the ftsI gene encoding peptidoglycan glycosyltransferase FtsI → MKFKPYNLQIILIGKRFNLLYSCIFFILIILLLRLTYLQIIYSNKLINEGNMRSLRVQHISFTRGIITDRMGQLLAISIPADSVWVDPHEINMNGGISSNLCRWTALSKILNISLSKLSSLINNHATGRFIYLARQIDPYVAQCISQLKLPGVYLQQESKRYYPAGCTTAHLIGVTDIDSQGIEGIEKSFNTWLSGQSGTKVIRKDRFGRTIEETTVEDGQASQNIVLSIDERLQYLAYHELKNAVHINKAESGSIVLIDINTGEILAMTNSPSYNPNNLSITNKSVMRNRAITDAFEPGSTVKPIVIMAALKHNIITTSTIVNTSPYMINGHQVKDVIYRDKLTIKEILQKSSNVGVSKLALSMPTAALVNTYLNFGMGKATNIGLIGESSGVYPYDKCWSDIERAAFSYGYGLMITPLQLAKVYATIGGMGVSKPLSIIRVDSPSTLGHRVFPKPLVRAVLDMMESISLLPGSSYNETIKGYRVAVKTGTIKTVGSCGKYINKYIACAAGVAPASNPRFALAVVINDPKNGHYYGSMVSAPVFRTVMNNTLKIMNIAPDFLQ